CGTCGTGGATGGAAGCGAGATCGTCATCCTCGCGGTCAGGCCGCAGGTGACAGAGCAGATCGTCGGAGCGTTGCGTTTCCGGCCGGATCAGAAGATTGTCAGCCTGATCGCAACCTTCAGCGTCGAACGGTTGTCCCCGCTGGTGGCGCCGGCGAATGAGATCTCCCGCCTGATCCCGCTGCCTCCGGTTGCAGAGCGGCAGGGACCGCTGACGCTCTACACACAGTCGGAGGAGATCGCACGGCTGCTCGATGGGCTGGGCCGCCTGATCCGTGTTGACGAGGAAGCACACCTCGACCTGGTCAGCGCGGTCACCTCACTGATGGGCACGTACTTCGGCATGATGGGAGCGGTAGACGGCTGGCTGATCGAAGGTGGTTTCAAACCAGAGGCATCGCGCGCCCTCGTGGGTGAGTTGTTCTTCCTCCTCGCCCAGGCCGCGGAGAAGCG
This genomic window from Terriglobus albidus contains:
- a CDS encoding pyrroline-5-carboxylate reductase; this translates as MSELPKVGIIGVGTIAEALTNGLCGFGERRAEILLSPRNEVISARLALRYPDVTVATDNQAVVDGSEIVILAVRPQVTEQIVGALRFRPDQKIVSLIATFSVERLSPLVAPANEISRLIPLPPVAERQGPLTLYTQSEEIARLLDGLGRLIRVDEEAHLDLVSAVTSLMGTYFGMMGAVDGWLIEGGFKPEASRALVGELFFLLAQAAEKRSEESFSRLSREYSTPGGLNEQAWRELQAAGWADQIQAALDLVLDRIYGRATFDTRLPQNRVTGD